The Ignavibacteria bacterium genome contains the following window.
TTATTAGAAGCGTAAAGAATTTCGGGGATTGTTGACATACCAACTGCATCACAACCAGCTTTTCGTAAGAAACGAATTTCTGCGGGAGTTTCGTAACTTGGTCCGGATGAATAAGCATATACGCCACGCTTTAATTCAATTCCGATTTTCTTACTTAATTCAAAAATAAAATCATTTAAGTCTTTTTTTATTGCAAATTTGTTTTTGGGATACCCTGCAAGCTGCTTGAATTTTGCTTTATAATGAAGAAAGAATAAATCATCAATCAACATCAAATCGGCAGGATGTAAGTTTTCAGAAATTCCGCCAGCAGCATTTGTCACAATAAGATATTTCGCATTAAACATTTTTGAAATGACAGATGGTAGGATTACTTCATCTGTTGAGTAACCTTCATAAAGATGAATTCTGCCTTTAAAAACAATGTGATAGGAGTTGCTATATTCACACAAAAAAATTTTCCCAGAATGTCCTGGAATAGTTGAAACAGGATAACCCTCAATATCTGATGTATTTATTGATGTAACCAAATTAAGTTCATCCGCAAAATCGCCGAGTCCAGAACCAAGAATTATTGCGGTTTTGATTTTGACATCACCGAATTTTCTTTTAATTGGTTCGAAAATTTTTTGGTAATCTTTCTTCATCACAGAATAAATCCTGCAATTGTTGCCGTTAATAGATTTGCTAAGGTTCCGCCAGCTACTGCTCTCAAACCCAGAGCAGCAAGATCTTTTCTCCTTTCAGGAGCAAGAGGAGAAATTCCACCAATCTGAATTGCTATTGATGAAAAATTAGCAAATCCACACAAAGCAAATGTAGCCATTGTAATTGACTTTTCAGTTACAAACTTCCCTTGTTGAATTAATGATGACATATCAAGATATGCGACGAATTCATTAAGAACGATCTTTGTTCCAATCAAGCTTCCAAAATTAATTGCATCCTGCCATGGAATTCCAATTGCAACGGCAAGAAATTGCAAAACTAATCCAAAGATTAGTTGAAGATTTAGAGGTTGTTTAAAATGTTCCATTGTTATTGAATTTAATCCAGTGAAACCACCGATCCATTCAAGTAAATAATTTATCAATGCAATTAGTGCAATGAATGCAATTAACATTGCACCAACATTTAGAGCGAGTTTCAATCCGTCTGATGCACCACCAGCAGCTGCTTCGATTGCATTAGAAGCATTTTTTTCAATTTTAACTTTGACAGTTCCTTTTGTAACAGGATCACCTGTTTCGGGATAAATTATTTTAGAAATTGCTAGTGATGCTGGTGCTGCCATTACACTTGCACCAAGCAGGTGAGTCGCAAATTTCAAAAGAGCTTGATCAGTTGGTAGGTTATGGGCCGCAGCGTAAGCTGCACCAAGCATTTGAATATAAGCTGCCATCACACCGCCGGCAATTGTAGCCATTCC
Protein-coding sequences here:
- a CDS encoding purine-nucleoside phosphorylase, whose amino-acid sequence is MKKDYQKIFEPIKRKFGDVKIKTAIILGSGLGDFADELNLVTSINTSDIEGYPVSTIPGHSGKIFLCEYSNSYHIVFKGRIHLYEGYSTDEVILPSVISKMFNAKYLIVTNAAGGISENLHPADLMLIDDLFFLHYKAKFKQLAGYPKNKFAIKKDLNDFIFELSKKIGIELKRGVYAYSSGPSYETPAEIRFLRKAGCDAVGMSTIPEILYASNNELPVIAISCITNYAAGITENKLSHEEVTETANIVKEKFSKLVKTIIKEIPRFWNKTIDN
- a CDS encoding NupC/NupG family nucleoside CNT transporter — its product is MNFLSILNGIFGMLVIIFLAFLMSNNKRKINWRLVISGFAIQFVFAVFILRGDDLGKIFGPLLWPKLFFNWLANFFVIILQFTTEGAKFVFGKLALGPGNPESMGVFFAFQVLPTIIFFSSLMSLLYYLGVMQRIVQAFAWIMAKLMGTSGAESLSNSANIFVGQTEAPLMIRPFIKDLTNSELLTIMVGGMATIAGGVMAAYIQMLGAAYAAAHNLPTDQALLKFATHLLGASVMAAPASLAISKIIYPETGDPVTKGTVKVKIEKNASNAIEAAAGGASDGLKLALNVGAMLIAFIALIALINYLLEWIGGFTGLNSITMEHFKQPLNLQLIFGLVLQFLAVAIGIPWQDAINFGSLIGTKIVLNEFVAYLDMSSLIQQGKFVTEKSITMATFALCGFANFSSIAIQIGGISPLAPERRKDLAALGLRAVAGGTLANLLTATIAGFIL